Proteins from a single region of Bos indicus isolate NIAB-ARS_2022 breed Sahiwal x Tharparkar chromosome 6, NIAB-ARS_B.indTharparkar_mat_pri_1.0, whole genome shotgun sequence:
- the PIGG gene encoding GPI ethanolamine phosphate transferase 2 isoform X4, with protein MRLGSGTFAAGCVVIEVLGVALFLRGFFPAPVFSGAERQAESPAPEPSAGASSNWTELPPPLFSKVVILLIDALRDDFVFGSKGVKFMPYTTYLVEKGSSLSFVAEAKPPTVTMPRIKALLTGSLPGFIDVVRNLNSPTLMEDNVITRAKAAGKRIIFYGDETWVKLFPKHFVEYDGTTSFFVSDYTEVDNNVTRHLDKVLKRQDWDMLILHYLGLDHIGHISGPSSPLVGHKLSEMDSILMKIHTALLAEERDPLLPSLLVLCGDHGMSEAGGHGASSMEEVNTALVLVSSAFERKPGDVRHPTRVQQTDLAATLSIGLGLPIPKSNTGGLMFPVVEGRPMREQLRFLHLNTLQLSKLLQENVPSYNKEPGFEQFKVSERSHRNWIRLYLEENNSEVVFNLGAKVRRQYLDALRTLKLSLSRRVAQYDVYSMAVGTVLVLEALVLLLLSVPQALSSRAELDVPLLSPVCSLLFYLLLLALAALHVVVCTAADSSCYLCGLPWLAAGGVMTLIAALLCAGMSALTRVFAGGKCLSQVGLAFQNPPQSTSRWSELDLLSFLGTVGHVLSLGASSFIEEEHQTCSDHKAELSVLAALSLTMIFVLVQKRCSLTSKVAMAFGLLGIYCYRAAIGNVLFPWQQDNKDISKGITEARFVYVFVLGILFTGTKDLLKSQIIAADFTARTVGLWEIHSGLVLLATLLLRPHNLPVLVLSLAIQTIMAQFIWRPLRHDVAEVTVMHYWFGQAFFYFQGNSNSIATVDISAGFVGLDAYMEIPAMFLTAFATYSGPVLWASHLVNFLTSEASSGSALSHACFCYALICSIPVSVYIILVTSLRYHLFIWSVFSPKLLYEGMHLLITAAVCIFFTAMDQTNTKS; from the exons ATGCGGCTGGGCTCCGGGACCTTCGCTGCCGGCTGCGTCGTGATCGAGGTCCTCGGCGTCGCGCTGTTCCTCCGGGGCTTCTTCCCGGCTCCCGTCTTTTCCGGAGCGGAGCGGCAAGCAGAGTCCCCGGCGCCCGAACCCTCTGCTG GAGCCAGTTCCAACTGGACCGAGCTTCCACCACCGCTCTTCAGTAAAGTTGTTATTCTGCTGATAGATGCCTTGAGAGATGATTTTGTGTTTGGATCAAAGGGTGTGAAATTTATGCCCTACACAACTTATCTTGTGGAAAAAGGATCATCTCTCAGTTTTGTGGCTGAAGCAAAGCCACCTACAGTTACTATGCCTCGAATCAAG GCGTTGCTGACAGGGAGCCTCCCTGGCTTCATCGATGTCGTCAGGAACCTCAATTCTCCTACGTTGATGGAAGACAATGTGATCACACGAGCCAAAGCTGCTGGGAAAAGAATCATCTTTTATGGAGATGAAACATGggtgaaattatttccaaagcaTTTTGTGGAATATGATGGAACAACCTCTTTTTTTGTATCAGATTATACAGAG gtGGATAATAATGTTACAAGGCATTTGGATAAAGTACTAAAAAGGCAGGATTGGGATATGTTAATCCTGCACTACCTCGGGCTGGACCACATCGGCCACATTTCTGGGCCCAGCAGCCCCCTGGTTGGGCACAAGCTCAGTGAGATGGACAGCATCCTGATGAAGATCCACACCGCACTGCTGGCAGAG GAGAGAGATCCTCTGTTGCCCAGTCTGCTGGTTCTCTGTGGTGATCATGGCATGTCTGAAGCTGGAGGCCATGGAGCCTCTTCCATGGAGGAAGTAAACACTGCTCTGGTCTTGGTTAGCTCTGCATTCGAAAGGAAGCCTG GTGATGTCAGACATCCAACACGCGTTCAACAGACTGATTTGGCTGCAACACTCTCAATAGGCCTGGGTCTGCCGATTCCGAAGAGCAACACTGGCGGTCTTATGTTCCCAGTTGTAGAAGGAAGACCAATGCGGGAACAGCTGAGGTTCTTACATTTAAATACACTACAGCTTAGCAAGTTGTTGCAGGAGAATGTTCCATCATACAACAAAG AGCCTGGATTTGAGCAGTTTAAAGTGTCGGAAAGATCGCACAGAAACTGGATCAGATTGTACTTGGAGGAAAATAACTCAGAAGTCGTTTTCAACCTGGGAGCCAAGGTTCGCAGGCAGTACCTGGACGCACTGAGGACGCTGAAGCTGTCGCTGAGCAGACGAGTGGCCCAGTATGACGTCTACTCCATGGCGGTGGGGACCGTCCTGGTCCTGGAG GCCCTCGTCCTGCTCCTGCTCAGTGTCCCGCAGGCGCTGAGCAGCAGGGCTGAACTGGACGTCCCCCTGCTGTCGCCCGTGTGCTCTCTGCTCTTCTACCTGCTGCTCCTGGCGCTCGCAGCGCTCCACGTCGTCGTGTGCACCGCCGCTGACAGCTCGTGCTACCTGTGCGGCCTCCCGTGGCTGGCTGCGGGCGGAGTGATGACGCTGATCGCCGCACTGCTCTGCGCGGGCATGTCTGCTCTCACCAGGGTTTTTGCCGGTGGGAAGTGTCTGAGTCAGGTAGGACTGGCTTTCCAG AATCCACCTCAGTCCACCTCAAGGTGGTCAGAGTTAGATCTTCTCAGCTTCTTGGGAACCGTGGGCCATGTGTTGAGTCTGGGCGCAAGCAGCTTCATCGAAGAGGAGCACCAGACCTG CTCTGATCATAAGGCTGAACTCTCTGTTCTGGCCGCACTTTCCCTCACCATGATTTTTGTGTTGGTTCAGAAGAGGTGCTCCCTCACATCAAAAGTGGCCATGGCGTTTGGCCTGCTGGGCATCTATTGCTACCGGGCGGCCATTGGAAATGTGCTGTTCCCATGGCAACAAGACAACAAAGACATTTCAAA gGGCATTACCGAGGCTCGTTTTGTTTATGTCTTTGTCCTTGGCATTCTGTTCACGGGCACCAAAGACTTGCTTAAATCTCAAATCATTGCTGCAGACTTCACGGCCAGGACTGTGGGCCTCTGGGAGATACACAGCGGCTTAGTTCTCCTGGCAACACTGCTCCTCAGACCCCACAATCTCCCCGTCTTGGTGCTGAGCCTCGCAATCCAGACCATCATGGCTCAGTTCATCTGGAGGCCCCTGAGGCATGACGTAGCTGAGGTCACTGTGATGCATTACTGGTTTGGTCAAGCATTCTTCTATTTTCAG GGAAACTCCAACAGCATTGCCACTGTGGACATCTCAGCAGGCTTCGTGGGCCTGGATGCCTACATGGAGATCCCAGCCATGTTCCTGACGGCATTTGCGACATACTCGGGGCCTGTGCTGTGGGCCAGCCACCTGGTGAACTTCCTGACCTCAGAAGCCAGCAG
- the PIGG gene encoding GPI ethanolamine phosphate transferase 2 isoform X3, with product MRLGSGTFAAGCVVIEVLGVALFLRGFFPAPVFSGAERQAESPAPEPSAGASSNWTELPPPLFSKVVILLIDALRDDFVFGSKGVKFMPYTTYLVEKGSSLSFVAEAKPPTVTMPRIKALLTGSLPGFIDVVRNLNSPTLMEDNVITRAKAAGKRIIFYGDETWVKLFPKHFVEYDGTTSFFVSDYTEVDNNVTRHLDKVLKRQDWDMLILHYLGLDHIGHISGPSSPLVGHKLSEMDSILMKIHTALLAEERDPLLPSLLVLCGDHGMSEAGGHGASSMEEVNTALVLVSSAFERKPGDVRHPTRVQQTDLAATLSIGLGLPIPKSNTGGLMFPVVEGRPMREQLRFLHLNTLQLSKLLQENVPSYNKEPGFEQFKVSERSHRNWIRLYLEENNSEVVFNLGAKVRRQYLDALRTLKLSLSRRVAQYDVYSMAVGTVLVLEALVLLLLSVPQALSSRAELDVPLLSPVCSLLFYLLLLALAALHVVVCTAADSSCYLCGLPWLAAGGVMTLIAALLCAGMSALTRVFAGGKCLSQVGLAFQNPPQSTSRWSELDLLSFLGTVGHVLSLGASSFIEEEHQTWYFLVNTLCLALCHQIYRKCLLGDDCAPQHCPHTGEEFDGVAVALQGKRAGPEGWELSRAPADPSSLEALRGSERWMVLASPWLVLACCRLLRSLNQTGVQWAHRPDLGHWLTSSDHKAELSVLAALSLTMIFVLVQKRCSLTSKVAMAFGLLGIYCYRAAIGNVLFPWQQDNKDISKGITEARFVYVFVLGILFTGTKDLLKSQIIAADFTARTVGLWEIHSGLVLLATLLLRPHNLPVLVLSLAIQTIMAQFIWRPLRHDVAEVTVMHYWFGQAFFYFQGNSNSIATVDISAGFVGLDAYMEIPAMFLTAFATYSGPVLWASHLVNFLTSEASRQIVYHLNHQGSPYCMLIYHFKEK from the exons ATGCGGCTGGGCTCCGGGACCTTCGCTGCCGGCTGCGTCGTGATCGAGGTCCTCGGCGTCGCGCTGTTCCTCCGGGGCTTCTTCCCGGCTCCCGTCTTTTCCGGAGCGGAGCGGCAAGCAGAGTCCCCGGCGCCCGAACCCTCTGCTG GAGCCAGTTCCAACTGGACCGAGCTTCCACCACCGCTCTTCAGTAAAGTTGTTATTCTGCTGATAGATGCCTTGAGAGATGATTTTGTGTTTGGATCAAAGGGTGTGAAATTTATGCCCTACACAACTTATCTTGTGGAAAAAGGATCATCTCTCAGTTTTGTGGCTGAAGCAAAGCCACCTACAGTTACTATGCCTCGAATCAAG GCGTTGCTGACAGGGAGCCTCCCTGGCTTCATCGATGTCGTCAGGAACCTCAATTCTCCTACGTTGATGGAAGACAATGTGATCACACGAGCCAAAGCTGCTGGGAAAAGAATCATCTTTTATGGAGATGAAACATGggtgaaattatttccaaagcaTTTTGTGGAATATGATGGAACAACCTCTTTTTTTGTATCAGATTATACAGAG gtGGATAATAATGTTACAAGGCATTTGGATAAAGTACTAAAAAGGCAGGATTGGGATATGTTAATCCTGCACTACCTCGGGCTGGACCACATCGGCCACATTTCTGGGCCCAGCAGCCCCCTGGTTGGGCACAAGCTCAGTGAGATGGACAGCATCCTGATGAAGATCCACACCGCACTGCTGGCAGAG GAGAGAGATCCTCTGTTGCCCAGTCTGCTGGTTCTCTGTGGTGATCATGGCATGTCTGAAGCTGGAGGCCATGGAGCCTCTTCCATGGAGGAAGTAAACACTGCTCTGGTCTTGGTTAGCTCTGCATTCGAAAGGAAGCCTG GTGATGTCAGACATCCAACACGCGTTCAACAGACTGATTTGGCTGCAACACTCTCAATAGGCCTGGGTCTGCCGATTCCGAAGAGCAACACTGGCGGTCTTATGTTCCCAGTTGTAGAAGGAAGACCAATGCGGGAACAGCTGAGGTTCTTACATTTAAATACACTACAGCTTAGCAAGTTGTTGCAGGAGAATGTTCCATCATACAACAAAG AGCCTGGATTTGAGCAGTTTAAAGTGTCGGAAAGATCGCACAGAAACTGGATCAGATTGTACTTGGAGGAAAATAACTCAGAAGTCGTTTTCAACCTGGGAGCCAAGGTTCGCAGGCAGTACCTGGACGCACTGAGGACGCTGAAGCTGTCGCTGAGCAGACGAGTGGCCCAGTATGACGTCTACTCCATGGCGGTGGGGACCGTCCTGGTCCTGGAG GCCCTCGTCCTGCTCCTGCTCAGTGTCCCGCAGGCGCTGAGCAGCAGGGCTGAACTGGACGTCCCCCTGCTGTCGCCCGTGTGCTCTCTGCTCTTCTACCTGCTGCTCCTGGCGCTCGCAGCGCTCCACGTCGTCGTGTGCACCGCCGCTGACAGCTCGTGCTACCTGTGCGGCCTCCCGTGGCTGGCTGCGGGCGGAGTGATGACGCTGATCGCCGCACTGCTCTGCGCGGGCATGTCTGCTCTCACCAGGGTTTTTGCCGGTGGGAAGTGTCTGAGTCAGGTAGGACTGGCTTTCCAG AATCCACCTCAGTCCACCTCAAGGTGGTCAGAGTTAGATCTTCTCAGCTTCTTGGGAACCGTGGGCCATGTGTTGAGTCTGGGCGCAAGCAGCTTCATCGAAGAGGAGCACCAGACCTGGTACTTCCTCGTCAACACACTGTGTTTAGCTCTGTGCCACCAGATCTACAGAAAGTGCCTTCTGGGCGACGACTGTGCCCCTCAGCATTGCCCACACACGGGAGAGGAGTTTGACGGGGTCGCGGTGGCTCTGCAGGGCAAGCGTGCTGGCCCTGAGGGGTGGGAGCTCAGCCGAGCGCCCGCAGACCCCTCCTCCCTGGAAGCCCTCAGAGGCTCTGAGCGGTGGATGGTGCTGGCGAGCCCCTGGCTGGTTCTGGCCTGCTGCCGGCTGCTGCGGTCCCTGAACCAGACCGGTGTGCAGTGGGCCCACCGGCCCGACCTGGGGCACTGGCTCACCAG CTCTGATCATAAGGCTGAACTCTCTGTTCTGGCCGCACTTTCCCTCACCATGATTTTTGTGTTGGTTCAGAAGAGGTGCTCCCTCACATCAAAAGTGGCCATGGCGTTTGGCCTGCTGGGCATCTATTGCTACCGGGCGGCCATTGGAAATGTGCTGTTCCCATGGCAACAAGACAACAAAGACATTTCAAA gGGCATTACCGAGGCTCGTTTTGTTTATGTCTTTGTCCTTGGCATTCTGTTCACGGGCACCAAAGACTTGCTTAAATCTCAAATCATTGCTGCAGACTTCACGGCCAGGACTGTGGGCCTCTGGGAGATACACAGCGGCTTAGTTCTCCTGGCAACACTGCTCCTCAGACCCCACAATCTCCCCGTCTTGGTGCTGAGCCTCGCAATCCAGACCATCATGGCTCAGTTCATCTGGAGGCCCCTGAGGCATGACGTAGCTGAGGTCACTGTGATGCATTACTGGTTTGGTCAAGCATTCTTCTATTTTCAG GGAAACTCCAACAGCATTGCCACTGTGGACATCTCAGCAGGCTTCGTGGGCCTGGATGCCTACATGGAGATCCCAGCCATGTTCCTGACGGCATTTGCGACATACTCGGGGCCTGTGCTGTGGGCCAGCCACCTGGTGAACTTCCTGACCTCAGAAGCCAGCAG
- the PIGG gene encoding GPI ethanolamine phosphate transferase 2 isoform X1 produces the protein MRLGSGTFAAGCVVIEVLGVALFLRGFFPAPVFSGAERQAESPAPEPSAGASSNWTELPPPLFSKVVILLIDALRDDFVFGSKGVKFMPYTTYLVEKGSSLSFVAEAKPPTVTMPRIKALLTGSLPGFIDVVRNLNSPTLMEDNVITRAKAAGKRIIFYGDETWVKLFPKHFVEYDGTTSFFVSDYTEVDNNVTRHLDKVLKRQDWDMLILHYLGLDHIGHISGPSSPLVGHKLSEMDSILMKIHTALLAEERDPLLPSLLVLCGDHGMSEAGGHGASSMEEVNTALVLVSSAFERKPGDVRHPTRVQQTDLAATLSIGLGLPIPKSNTGGLMFPVVEGRPMREQLRFLHLNTLQLSKLLQENVPSYNKEPGFEQFKVSERSHRNWIRLYLEENNSEVVFNLGAKVRRQYLDALRTLKLSLSRRVAQYDVYSMAVGTVLVLEALVLLLLSVPQALSSRAELDVPLLSPVCSLLFYLLLLALAALHVVVCTAADSSCYLCGLPWLAAGGVMTLIAALLCAGMSALTRVFAGGKCLSQVGLAFQNPPQSTSRWSELDLLSFLGTVGHVLSLGASSFIEEEHQTWYFLVNTLCLALCHQIYRKCLLGDDCAPQHCPHTGEEFDGVAVALQGKRAGPEGWELSRAPADPSSLEALRGSERWMVLASPWLVLACCRLLRSLNQTGVQWAHRPDLGHWLTSSDHKAELSVLAALSLTMIFVLVQKRCSLTSKVAMAFGLLGIYCYRAAIGNVLFPWQQDNKDISKGITEARFVYVFVLGILFTGTKDLLKSQIIAADFTARTVGLWEIHSGLVLLATLLLRPHNLPVLVLSLAIQTIMAQFIWRPLRHDVAEVTVMHYWFGQAFFYFQGNSNSIATVDISAGFVGLDAYMEIPAMFLTAFATYSGPVLWASHLVNFLTSEASSGSALSHACFCYALICSIPVSVYIILVTSLRYHLFIWSVFSPKLLYEGMHLLITAAVCIFFTAMDQTNTKS, from the exons ATGCGGCTGGGCTCCGGGACCTTCGCTGCCGGCTGCGTCGTGATCGAGGTCCTCGGCGTCGCGCTGTTCCTCCGGGGCTTCTTCCCGGCTCCCGTCTTTTCCGGAGCGGAGCGGCAAGCAGAGTCCCCGGCGCCCGAACCCTCTGCTG GAGCCAGTTCCAACTGGACCGAGCTTCCACCACCGCTCTTCAGTAAAGTTGTTATTCTGCTGATAGATGCCTTGAGAGATGATTTTGTGTTTGGATCAAAGGGTGTGAAATTTATGCCCTACACAACTTATCTTGTGGAAAAAGGATCATCTCTCAGTTTTGTGGCTGAAGCAAAGCCACCTACAGTTACTATGCCTCGAATCAAG GCGTTGCTGACAGGGAGCCTCCCTGGCTTCATCGATGTCGTCAGGAACCTCAATTCTCCTACGTTGATGGAAGACAATGTGATCACACGAGCCAAAGCTGCTGGGAAAAGAATCATCTTTTATGGAGATGAAACATGggtgaaattatttccaaagcaTTTTGTGGAATATGATGGAACAACCTCTTTTTTTGTATCAGATTATACAGAG gtGGATAATAATGTTACAAGGCATTTGGATAAAGTACTAAAAAGGCAGGATTGGGATATGTTAATCCTGCACTACCTCGGGCTGGACCACATCGGCCACATTTCTGGGCCCAGCAGCCCCCTGGTTGGGCACAAGCTCAGTGAGATGGACAGCATCCTGATGAAGATCCACACCGCACTGCTGGCAGAG GAGAGAGATCCTCTGTTGCCCAGTCTGCTGGTTCTCTGTGGTGATCATGGCATGTCTGAAGCTGGAGGCCATGGAGCCTCTTCCATGGAGGAAGTAAACACTGCTCTGGTCTTGGTTAGCTCTGCATTCGAAAGGAAGCCTG GTGATGTCAGACATCCAACACGCGTTCAACAGACTGATTTGGCTGCAACACTCTCAATAGGCCTGGGTCTGCCGATTCCGAAGAGCAACACTGGCGGTCTTATGTTCCCAGTTGTAGAAGGAAGACCAATGCGGGAACAGCTGAGGTTCTTACATTTAAATACACTACAGCTTAGCAAGTTGTTGCAGGAGAATGTTCCATCATACAACAAAG AGCCTGGATTTGAGCAGTTTAAAGTGTCGGAAAGATCGCACAGAAACTGGATCAGATTGTACTTGGAGGAAAATAACTCAGAAGTCGTTTTCAACCTGGGAGCCAAGGTTCGCAGGCAGTACCTGGACGCACTGAGGACGCTGAAGCTGTCGCTGAGCAGACGAGTGGCCCAGTATGACGTCTACTCCATGGCGGTGGGGACCGTCCTGGTCCTGGAG GCCCTCGTCCTGCTCCTGCTCAGTGTCCCGCAGGCGCTGAGCAGCAGGGCTGAACTGGACGTCCCCCTGCTGTCGCCCGTGTGCTCTCTGCTCTTCTACCTGCTGCTCCTGGCGCTCGCAGCGCTCCACGTCGTCGTGTGCACCGCCGCTGACAGCTCGTGCTACCTGTGCGGCCTCCCGTGGCTGGCTGCGGGCGGAGTGATGACGCTGATCGCCGCACTGCTCTGCGCGGGCATGTCTGCTCTCACCAGGGTTTTTGCCGGTGGGAAGTGTCTGAGTCAGGTAGGACTGGCTTTCCAG AATCCACCTCAGTCCACCTCAAGGTGGTCAGAGTTAGATCTTCTCAGCTTCTTGGGAACCGTGGGCCATGTGTTGAGTCTGGGCGCAAGCAGCTTCATCGAAGAGGAGCACCAGACCTGGTACTTCCTCGTCAACACACTGTGTTTAGCTCTGTGCCACCAGATCTACAGAAAGTGCCTTCTGGGCGACGACTGTGCCCCTCAGCATTGCCCACACACGGGAGAGGAGTTTGACGGGGTCGCGGTGGCTCTGCAGGGCAAGCGTGCTGGCCCTGAGGGGTGGGAGCTCAGCCGAGCGCCCGCAGACCCCTCCTCCCTGGAAGCCCTCAGAGGCTCTGAGCGGTGGATGGTGCTGGCGAGCCCCTGGCTGGTTCTGGCCTGCTGCCGGCTGCTGCGGTCCCTGAACCAGACCGGTGTGCAGTGGGCCCACCGGCCCGACCTGGGGCACTGGCTCACCAG CTCTGATCATAAGGCTGAACTCTCTGTTCTGGCCGCACTTTCCCTCACCATGATTTTTGTGTTGGTTCAGAAGAGGTGCTCCCTCACATCAAAAGTGGCCATGGCGTTTGGCCTGCTGGGCATCTATTGCTACCGGGCGGCCATTGGAAATGTGCTGTTCCCATGGCAACAAGACAACAAAGACATTTCAAA gGGCATTACCGAGGCTCGTTTTGTTTATGTCTTTGTCCTTGGCATTCTGTTCACGGGCACCAAAGACTTGCTTAAATCTCAAATCATTGCTGCAGACTTCACGGCCAGGACTGTGGGCCTCTGGGAGATACACAGCGGCTTAGTTCTCCTGGCAACACTGCTCCTCAGACCCCACAATCTCCCCGTCTTGGTGCTGAGCCTCGCAATCCAGACCATCATGGCTCAGTTCATCTGGAGGCCCCTGAGGCATGACGTAGCTGAGGTCACTGTGATGCATTACTGGTTTGGTCAAGCATTCTTCTATTTTCAG GGAAACTCCAACAGCATTGCCACTGTGGACATCTCAGCAGGCTTCGTGGGCCTGGATGCCTACATGGAGATCCCAGCCATGTTCCTGACGGCATTTGCGACATACTCGGGGCCTGTGCTGTGGGCCAGCCACCTGGTGAACTTCCTGACCTCAGAAGCCAGCAG
- the PIGG gene encoding GPI ethanolamine phosphate transferase 2 isoform X5, whose translation MRLGSGTFAAGCVVIEVLGVALFLRGFFPAPVFSGAERQAESPAPEPSAGASSNWTELPPPLFSKVVILLIDALRDDFVFGSKGVKFMPYTTYLVEKGSSLSFVAEAKPPTVTMPRIKALLTGSLPGFIDVVRNLNSPTLMEDNVITRAKAAGKRIIFYGDETWVKLFPKHFVEYDGTTSFFVSDYTEVDNNVTRHLDKVLKRQDWDMLILHYLGLDHIGHISGPSSPLVGHKLSEMDSILMKIHTALLAEERDPLLPSLLVLCGDHGMSEAGGHGASSMEEVNTALVLVSSAFERKPGDVRHPTRVQQTDLAATLSIGLGLPIPKSNTGGLMFPVVEGRPMREQLRFLHLNTLQLSKLLQENVPSYNKEPGFEQFKVSERSHRNWIRLYLEENNSEVVFNLGAKVRRQYLDALRTLKLSLSRRVAQYDVYSMAVGTVLVLEALVLLLLSVPQALSSRAELDVPLLSPVCSLLFYLLLLALAALHVVVCTAADSSCYLCGLPWLAAGGVMTLIAALLCAGMSALTRVFAGGKCLSQNPPQSTSRWSELDLLSFLGTVGHVLSLGASSFIEEEHQTCSDHKAELSVLAALSLTMIFVLVQKRCSLTSKVAMAFGLLGIYCYRAAIGNVLFPWQQDNKDISKGITEARFVYVFVLGILFTGTKDLLKSQIIAADFTARTVGLWEIHSGLVLLATLLLRPHNLPVLVLSLAIQTIMAQFIWRPLRHDVAEVTVMHYWFGQAFFYFQGNSNSIATVDISAGFVGLDAYMEIPAMFLTAFATYSGPVLWASHLVNFLTSEASSGSALSHACFCYALICSIPVSVYIILVTSLRYHLFIWSVFSPKLLYEGMHLLITAAVCIFFTAMDQTNTKS comes from the exons ATGCGGCTGGGCTCCGGGACCTTCGCTGCCGGCTGCGTCGTGATCGAGGTCCTCGGCGTCGCGCTGTTCCTCCGGGGCTTCTTCCCGGCTCCCGTCTTTTCCGGAGCGGAGCGGCAAGCAGAGTCCCCGGCGCCCGAACCCTCTGCTG GAGCCAGTTCCAACTGGACCGAGCTTCCACCACCGCTCTTCAGTAAAGTTGTTATTCTGCTGATAGATGCCTTGAGAGATGATTTTGTGTTTGGATCAAAGGGTGTGAAATTTATGCCCTACACAACTTATCTTGTGGAAAAAGGATCATCTCTCAGTTTTGTGGCTGAAGCAAAGCCACCTACAGTTACTATGCCTCGAATCAAG GCGTTGCTGACAGGGAGCCTCCCTGGCTTCATCGATGTCGTCAGGAACCTCAATTCTCCTACGTTGATGGAAGACAATGTGATCACACGAGCCAAAGCTGCTGGGAAAAGAATCATCTTTTATGGAGATGAAACATGggtgaaattatttccaaagcaTTTTGTGGAATATGATGGAACAACCTCTTTTTTTGTATCAGATTATACAGAG gtGGATAATAATGTTACAAGGCATTTGGATAAAGTACTAAAAAGGCAGGATTGGGATATGTTAATCCTGCACTACCTCGGGCTGGACCACATCGGCCACATTTCTGGGCCCAGCAGCCCCCTGGTTGGGCACAAGCTCAGTGAGATGGACAGCATCCTGATGAAGATCCACACCGCACTGCTGGCAGAG GAGAGAGATCCTCTGTTGCCCAGTCTGCTGGTTCTCTGTGGTGATCATGGCATGTCTGAAGCTGGAGGCCATGGAGCCTCTTCCATGGAGGAAGTAAACACTGCTCTGGTCTTGGTTAGCTCTGCATTCGAAAGGAAGCCTG GTGATGTCAGACATCCAACACGCGTTCAACAGACTGATTTGGCTGCAACACTCTCAATAGGCCTGGGTCTGCCGATTCCGAAGAGCAACACTGGCGGTCTTATGTTCCCAGTTGTAGAAGGAAGACCAATGCGGGAACAGCTGAGGTTCTTACATTTAAATACACTACAGCTTAGCAAGTTGTTGCAGGAGAATGTTCCATCATACAACAAAG AGCCTGGATTTGAGCAGTTTAAAGTGTCGGAAAGATCGCACAGAAACTGGATCAGATTGTACTTGGAGGAAAATAACTCAGAAGTCGTTTTCAACCTGGGAGCCAAGGTTCGCAGGCAGTACCTGGACGCACTGAGGACGCTGAAGCTGTCGCTGAGCAGACGAGTGGCCCAGTATGACGTCTACTCCATGGCGGTGGGGACCGTCCTGGTCCTGGAG GCCCTCGTCCTGCTCCTGCTCAGTGTCCCGCAGGCGCTGAGCAGCAGGGCTGAACTGGACGTCCCCCTGCTGTCGCCCGTGTGCTCTCTGCTCTTCTACCTGCTGCTCCTGGCGCTCGCAGCGCTCCACGTCGTCGTGTGCACCGCCGCTGACAGCTCGTGCTACCTGTGCGGCCTCCCGTGGCTGGCTGCGGGCGGAGTGATGACGCTGATCGCCGCACTGCTCTGCGCGGGCATGTCTGCTCTCACCAGGGTTTTTGCCGGTGGGAAGTGTCTGAGTCAG AATCCACCTCAGTCCACCTCAAGGTGGTCAGAGTTAGATCTTCTCAGCTTCTTGGGAACCGTGGGCCATGTGTTGAGTCTGGGCGCAAGCAGCTTCATCGAAGAGGAGCACCAGACCTG CTCTGATCATAAGGCTGAACTCTCTGTTCTGGCCGCACTTTCCCTCACCATGATTTTTGTGTTGGTTCAGAAGAGGTGCTCCCTCACATCAAAAGTGGCCATGGCGTTTGGCCTGCTGGGCATCTATTGCTACCGGGCGGCCATTGGAAATGTGCTGTTCCCATGGCAACAAGACAACAAAGACATTTCAAA gGGCATTACCGAGGCTCGTTTTGTTTATGTCTTTGTCCTTGGCATTCTGTTCACGGGCACCAAAGACTTGCTTAAATCTCAAATCATTGCTGCAGACTTCACGGCCAGGACTGTGGGCCTCTGGGAGATACACAGCGGCTTAGTTCTCCTGGCAACACTGCTCCTCAGACCCCACAATCTCCCCGTCTTGGTGCTGAGCCTCGCAATCCAGACCATCATGGCTCAGTTCATCTGGAGGCCCCTGAGGCATGACGTAGCTGAGGTCACTGTGATGCATTACTGGTTTGGTCAAGCATTCTTCTATTTTCAG GGAAACTCCAACAGCATTGCCACTGTGGACATCTCAGCAGGCTTCGTGGGCCTGGATGCCTACATGGAGATCCCAGCCATGTTCCTGACGGCATTTGCGACATACTCGGGGCCTGTGCTGTGGGCCAGCCACCTGGTGAACTTCCTGACCTCAGAAGCCAGCAG